A single genomic interval of Daucus carota subsp. sativus chromosome 1, DH1 v3.0, whole genome shotgun sequence harbors:
- the LOC108211264 gene encoding 12-oxophytodienoate reductase 2, protein MGEVPALDVPLITPYKMGNFQLCHRVVLAPLTRQRSYGNVPQPHAILYYSQRTTKGGLLISEATGVSDTAQGYPETPGIWTKEQVEAWKPIVDAVHAKGGVFFCQIWHVGRISNTGFQPNGQAPISSTDKMPTPQIRSNGTDVARFTPPRRLSTEEIPQHVNDFRLAARNAMEAGFDGVEIHGAHGYLIDQFLKDQVNDRTDKYGGSLENRCRFALEIVEAVSEEIGADRVGIRLSPFANYMESGDSNPEALGLYMVESLNKYNILYSHMVEPRMKTVGEMAESPHSLVPMRKAFHGTFIVAGGYGREDGNKAVAEDRADLVAYGRHFLANPDLPKRFELDAPLNKYDRSTFYISDPVVGYTDYPFLDETIHAQVK, encoded by the exons ATGGGAGAGGTTCCAGCACTTGATGTCCCTCTTATCACCCCATACAAAATGGGAAATTTCCAGCTTTGTCATAG AGTAGTTTTGGCGCCTCTGACAAGACAAAGATCGTATGGAAACGTTCCTCAGCCTCATGCTATATTATATTACTCCCAGAGAACCACAAAAGGGGGTCTTCTCATCTCTGAAGCCACTGGGGTTTCTGATACTGCCCAAGG GTATCCTGAAACACCAGGTATATGGACAAAAGAACAAGTAGAAGCCTGGAAACCGATTGTGGATGCTGTTCATGCCAAAGGCGGTGTATTTTTTTGTCAGATTTGGCACGTAGGGAGGATTTCTAATACGG GTTTCCAGCCAAATGGACAGGCTCCAATCTCTAGTACAGACAAGATGCCAACTCCTCAAATTCGAAGCAATGGCACTGATGTTGCACGATTTACGCCTCCTCGACGACTGAGTACCGAGGAAATCCCTCAACATGTAAATGATTTCAGACTTGCTGCCAGGAATGCTATGGAAGCAG GTTTTGATGGAGTTGAAATACATGGTGCTCATGGATACCTAATAGACCAGTTCTTGAAAGATCAAGTCAACGACCGAACAGACAAGTATGGGGGCTCCTTGGAGAACCGATGCAGATTTGCTCTGGAAATTGTTGAAGCTGTGTCCGAAGAGATAGGAGCAGATAGAGTAGGCATAAGGCTTTCACCCTTCGCAAATTACATGGAATCAGGAGATTCAAATCCGGAAGCTTTGGGGCTTTACATGGTTGAGTCCTTGAATAAATACAATATTCTCTACTCCCACATGGTTGAGCCAAGGATGAAAACCGTTGGAGAAATGGCCGAGAGTCCCCACAGTTTGGTGCCTATGAGAAAAGCATTTCATGGAACTTTTATTGTTGCTGGGGGCTATGGTAGGGAAGACGGTAATAAAGCTGTGGCTGAGGATCGTGCAGACCTTGTTGCTTATGGTAGGCATTTCCTGGCCAACCCAGATCTACCAAAGCGGTTTGAGCTTGATGCACCTCTCAACAAGTATGACAGAAGCACATTTTATATATCTGATCCGGTTGTTGGCTACACTGATTATCCATTTCTCGATGAAACAATTCATGCTCAAGTGAagtaa